The Microbacter sp. GSS18 genome has a segment encoding these proteins:
- a CDS encoding MFS transporter: protein MAETMTPQQRLVLVIAIIASFIAFLDGTVVNVALPAIRDEFGGGLATQQWVVDAYYITLAALILLAGSVSDAFGRILILRIGLIGFGITSIVIALSPDAIVLFGARALQGASGALLVPSSLALITSAMRGPLQGRAIGIWTAWTTVAFIIGPILGGVFVDLVSWRWVFVINILPIAVALWLTTRLEQRDVRRPDARIDWLGAVLCTLGLGGTVYALIEQPQLGWTPVIWITLVGGILLFGAFLWRQAVTTAPILPLGLFRVRNFWTGNVATVFIYAGIYLVDLVAIIYLQQGAGFSATLAGLGILPWIIMLTVLSPFAGTWAGRYGPRLFMTVGPVVMAIGTAMLLFVSADFNYWWQVLPALTVFGIGLGLMVSPLTATILGAIEPERAGIASATNNAISRVGGLLGIALLATITGGALDLDGLHRAAIVMAVLLLVGGVVAFLGIRNPARESVDSAS from the coding sequence ATGGCCGAGACGATGACGCCGCAGCAGCGCCTCGTGCTGGTCATCGCGATCATCGCGTCCTTCATCGCGTTCCTCGACGGCACCGTCGTCAACGTCGCGCTTCCGGCGATCCGCGACGAGTTCGGCGGCGGACTCGCGACCCAGCAGTGGGTCGTCGACGCGTACTACATCACCCTGGCCGCGCTCATTCTGCTCGCGGGCTCGGTCAGCGATGCGTTCGGCCGCATCCTGATCCTTCGGATCGGACTCATCGGATTCGGCATCACGTCGATCGTGATCGCGCTCTCGCCGGACGCGATCGTGCTGTTCGGCGCCCGCGCGCTGCAGGGGGCGTCGGGGGCCCTGCTCGTGCCGAGTTCGCTCGCGCTCATCACCTCGGCGATGCGGGGGCCGCTGCAAGGCCGTGCGATCGGGATCTGGACCGCGTGGACCACCGTCGCCTTCATCATCGGGCCGATCCTCGGCGGCGTGTTCGTCGACCTGGTGTCGTGGCGGTGGGTGTTCGTGATCAACATCCTGCCGATCGCCGTGGCCCTGTGGCTGACGACGCGACTCGAGCAGCGCGACGTCCGCCGGCCCGACGCCCGCATCGACTGGCTCGGCGCCGTGCTGTGCACGCTGGGCCTCGGCGGCACGGTGTACGCGCTCATCGAGCAGCCGCAGCTGGGCTGGACGCCCGTCATCTGGATCACGCTCGTCGGCGGCATCCTGCTGTTCGGCGCCTTCCTGTGGCGCCAGGCCGTGACGACAGCCCCGATCCTGCCGCTCGGGCTCTTCCGAGTGCGCAACTTCTGGACCGGGAACGTCGCCACGGTCTTCATCTACGCCGGCATCTACCTCGTCGACCTCGTCGCGATCATCTACCTGCAGCAGGGAGCGGGGTTCTCGGCGACGCTCGCGGGCCTCGGCATCCTGCCTTGGATCATCATGCTCACGGTGCTGAGCCCGTTCGCCGGGACCTGGGCGGGCCGGTACGGTCCCCGGCTGTTCATGACCGTCGGACCGGTCGTCATGGCCATCGGCACCGCGATGCTGCTGTTCGTCTCGGCGGACTTCAACTACTGGTGGCAGGTCCTGCCCGCCCTCACCGTGTTCGGGATCGGGCTGGGTCTGATGGTCTCGCCGCTGACTGCGACCATCCTGGGCGCGATCGAACCCGAGCGCGCCGGCATCGCGTCGGCGACGAACAATGCCATCTCGCGCGTCGGGGGCCTGCTCGGCATCGCGCTGCTGGCCACGATCACCGGCGGGGCGCTCGACCTCGACGGGCTCCACCGCGCCGCGATCGTGATGGCGGTGCTGCTGCTCGTGGGCGGCGTGGTCGCCTTCCTCGGCATCCGCAATCCCGCGCGCGAGTCCGTCGACAGCGCGAGCTGA
- a CDS encoding response regulator transcription factor → MTRVFLVDDHEIVRRGIAQLIDAAPGLEVAGEAGSVSEALRRVEAVSPDVAVLDVRLPDGDGIDLCREIRSRHPHIRCLILTAYDDDAALRSAALAGASGYVLKDVRSSALLDAIRAAADGRTVQSSKSLRAAAQSLAKPAAPAPGEGIDTTDAELSYRERQVLDLIAEGMTNREIGERLGLAEKTVKNYVSGLLAKLGMERRTQAAVYGAEHRHGPGH, encoded by the coding sequence ATGACCCGCGTGTTCCTGGTCGACGATCACGAGATCGTCCGCCGCGGCATCGCCCAGCTCATCGACGCGGCCCCCGGCCTCGAGGTCGCCGGCGAGGCCGGATCGGTCAGCGAGGCGCTCCGTCGCGTCGAGGCGGTGTCGCCCGACGTCGCGGTGCTCGACGTGCGCCTGCCCGACGGCGACGGCATCGACCTGTGCCGCGAGATCCGCTCGCGGCATCCGCACATCCGCTGCCTCATCCTGACCGCCTACGACGACGACGCCGCGCTGCGCTCGGCCGCCCTCGCCGGCGCGAGCGGGTACGTGCTGAAGGACGTTCGCTCCAGCGCCCTGCTCGACGCCATCCGCGCCGCCGCCGACGGACGCACGGTGCAGTCGTCGAAATCGCTGCGCGCCGCCGCGCAGTCCCTGGCCAAGCCGGCGGCCCCCGCCCCCGGAGAAGGCATCGACACAACGGATGCCGAGCTGTCGTACCGCGAGCGGCAGGTGCTCGACCTCATCGCGGAAGGCATGACCAACCGCGAGATCGGCGAGCGCCTCGGCCTGGCGGAGAAGACCGTCAAGAACTACGTCTCGGGCCTGCTGGCCAAGCTCGGCATGGAGCGCCGCACGCAGGCCGCCGTCTACGGCGCCGAGCACCGGCACGGCCCGGGGCACTGA
- a CDS encoding GAF domain-containing protein, protein MDTAGETLPQRRIDDLLNASTAVVEHLELEEVLGRIVEAAMSLVDARYGALGVLGSDGLLDRFIHRGVDPRTAARIGDLPRGRGILGAVIAADGPVRLAHLSEDPRSTGFPAHHPPMDSFLGVPIRVRDAVYGDLYLADAASGAFTADDEALMVSLAATAGVAIENARLFEEARARQQWSEAIADVMGALLDVDSDDALDVIVERIVPLVTADVATVAIPWADDEMKIIASKGADAVHLRGRTFSRAGTPADRALATGRAVSTPEQPAGALFEDQPPIGPSVAVPLMAGAEPLGVLTISREPGSPGFTDAELEMAFVFAGQAGVAIEVVRAREDRRRTERSQDRSRIARDLHDHVIQRLFGAGLALQAVAMTAGDAAAAALGEQVDALDDAIKEIRTIIYALSQTPGASRGTRDRLLSVTSETLASLPSAPRLRFSGPIDSLITADLADDLAAVLRECLANIVKHAGAHVVDASLVVDDECVTLTVRDDGRGIPSDAGRRGLANLAERARLRGGECMIDSTTDAGTTVTWTVPLPDEEDTP, encoded by the coding sequence ATGGACACCGCGGGCGAGACCCTGCCGCAACGGCGCATCGACGATCTGCTGAACGCGAGCACGGCCGTCGTCGAGCACCTCGAGCTCGAGGAGGTGCTCGGGCGCATCGTCGAAGCGGCCATGTCGCTCGTCGACGCGCGCTACGGCGCCCTCGGCGTGCTCGGTTCCGACGGCCTGCTCGACCGGTTCATCCACCGGGGCGTGGATCCCCGAACGGCCGCGCGCATCGGCGACCTGCCCCGCGGCCGCGGCATCCTCGGCGCCGTGATCGCCGCCGACGGCCCGGTGCGCCTGGCGCACCTGTCGGAGGATCCGCGCTCGACCGGCTTCCCCGCCCACCATCCGCCGATGGACTCGTTCCTGGGGGTGCCGATCCGGGTGCGCGATGCCGTGTACGGCGACCTCTATCTCGCGGACGCCGCATCCGGCGCCTTCACCGCCGACGACGAGGCACTGATGGTGTCGCTCGCGGCGACGGCCGGTGTCGCGATCGAGAACGCGCGCCTGTTCGAAGAGGCACGCGCCCGACAGCAGTGGAGCGAGGCGATCGCCGACGTCATGGGCGCCCTGCTCGACGTCGACAGCGACGACGCCCTGGACGTCATCGTGGAGCGGATCGTGCCCCTGGTCACGGCCGACGTCGCCACCGTCGCGATCCCGTGGGCCGACGACGAGATGAAGATCATCGCGTCGAAGGGGGCGGATGCCGTGCACCTGCGCGGTCGCACGTTCTCCCGTGCGGGAACGCCCGCCGACCGGGCCCTCGCGACAGGGCGCGCGGTCAGCACGCCCGAGCAGCCGGCGGGCGCCCTCTTCGAGGACCAGCCGCCGATCGGGCCGTCGGTCGCGGTGCCCCTCATGGCCGGCGCCGAGCCGCTCGGCGTCCTCACGATCTCACGCGAACCCGGCAGCCCCGGCTTCACCGACGCCGAGCTCGAGATGGCGTTCGTCTTCGCCGGGCAGGCGGGCGTCGCCATCGAGGTCGTGCGAGCCCGCGAGGACCGCCGACGCACCGAACGCAGCCAGGACCGGTCGCGCATCGCCCGGGATCTCCACGACCACGTCATCCAGCGTCTGTTCGGCGCAGGGCTGGCGCTGCAGGCGGTCGCCATGACCGCGGGCGACGCCGCGGCGGCGGCGCTCGGCGAGCAGGTCGACGCCCTCGACGACGCCATCAAAGAGATCCGCACGATCATCTACGCCCTCAGCCAAACGCCCGGCGCCTCGCGCGGCACCCGCGATCGGCTGCTGTCGGTCACGTCCGAGACCCTCGCATCCCTGCCCTCGGCACCGCGTCTGCGGTTCAGCGGCCCGATCGACAGCCTCATCACCGCCGATCTCGCCGACGATCTCGCTGCCGTGCTGCGGGAGTGCCTCGCCAACATCGTCAAGCACGCCGGCGCCCACGTCGTGGACGCGTCCCTCGTCGTCGACGACGAGTGCGTGACGCTGACGGTGCGGGACGACGGCCGCGGCATCCCCTCCGACGCGGGCAGGCGAGGGCTGGCGAACCTCGCCGAACGCGCGCGCCTGCGCGGCGGAGAGTGCATGATCGATTCGACGACGGATGCCGGCACCACCGTGACCTGGACCGTTCCGCTCCCCGACGAGGAGGACACCCCATGA
- a CDS encoding universal stress protein: MTHIVLGYDGSTGSRTALDWVAVRAARDNARVELITVTNMVTSHYENTERELARAERLLHDLAPNVHVESHRIDGRMPTTLLKDARSADLLVVGLHQQRPLRAALTGWMPQRLSARAHGPVALIPEGWTLVDGPVVVGVDDDPSSDEALMFAAGEAQATLSPLRIVHAWSMPVPTLEGSSALLASPLQVKENHRKILRDALHRVQDAYPTLTIEEALVADNPPAALLHRSMDASLVVIGTHRRGVMAGGFFGSVAQDVLGQIRCPVAIVPND; this comes from the coding sequence ATGACCCACATCGTCCTCGGCTACGACGGCAGCACCGGTTCGCGCACGGCACTCGACTGGGTCGCGGTGCGGGCGGCGCGTGACAACGCCCGCGTCGAGCTGATCACGGTGACGAACATGGTCACCTCGCACTACGAGAACACCGAGCGCGAGTTGGCGCGGGCCGAGCGCCTGCTGCACGATCTCGCGCCGAACGTGCACGTCGAATCGCACCGCATCGACGGACGGATGCCGACCACGCTGCTCAAGGACGCGCGCAGCGCCGACCTGCTCGTGGTCGGTCTGCACCAGCAGCGCCCGCTGCGCGCTGCGCTGACCGGCTGGATGCCGCAACGATTGAGCGCCCGCGCCCACGGTCCGGTCGCCCTGATCCCCGAAGGCTGGACACTTGTCGACGGCCCGGTCGTGGTGGGCGTCGACGACGACCCGTCGTCGGACGAGGCGCTGATGTTCGCCGCCGGCGAGGCGCAGGCGACCCTCAGCCCGCTGCGCATCGTGCACGCGTGGTCGATGCCGGTGCCGACGCTCGAAGGCTCCAGCGCGCTGCTGGCCTCCCCGCTCCAGGTCAAGGAGAACCACCGCAAGATCCTGCGCGACGCCCTGCACCGGGTGCAGGACGCCTACCCGACCCTCACGATCGAAGAGGCCCTCGTCGCCGACAACCCACCGGCCGCGCTGCTGCACCGGTCGATGGACGCATCGCTGGTCGTGATCGGCACGCACCGGCGCGGCGTGATGGCCGGCGGCTTCTTCGGATCGGTGGCGCAGGACGTGCTCGGCCAGATCCGCTGCCCCGTCGCGATCGTGCCGAACGACTGA
- a CDS encoding SDR family oxidoreductase: MSSKRFDGRTVIVTGGGSGIGRATVERIVEEGGRVVAVDISQERLDALAAELGGAVVTVTGDLTDSAVVTAAVEAAGDTIDGLANVAGIMDGFVPTAELQDDMWERVMGVNLTAMMRLTRAVLAPMLAAGKGSIVNVSSEAGHRASAAGTAYTTSKHAVNGFTKSTAFFYTPKGIRCNAVSPGGVATNVDATPHTVYGMERLGPFFAPGILPRTAQPEELAAAIVWLLSDDASNVSGAILPVDGGWAAV; encoded by the coding sequence ATGAGCAGCAAGCGCTTCGACGGCCGCACCGTCATCGTCACCGGCGGAGGCTCGGGCATCGGCCGCGCGACGGTGGAACGGATCGTCGAAGAGGGCGGCCGCGTCGTCGCGGTCGACATCTCGCAGGAGCGGCTTGACGCGCTCGCCGCAGAGCTAGGCGGCGCTGTCGTGACGGTCACGGGGGACCTCACGGACAGCGCCGTCGTCACGGCCGCCGTCGAAGCGGCCGGGGACACGATCGACGGACTGGCGAACGTCGCCGGCATCATGGACGGCTTCGTGCCGACCGCCGAACTCCAGGACGACATGTGGGAGCGGGTCATGGGAGTGAATCTCACCGCCATGATGAGGCTCACACGTGCCGTGCTCGCACCGATGCTCGCAGCCGGAAAGGGCTCGATCGTCAATGTGAGCTCCGAAGCGGGGCATCGCGCATCGGCGGCCGGCACGGCCTACACGACCTCGAAGCACGCGGTGAACGGATTCACCAAAAGCACCGCCTTCTTCTACACGCCGAAGGGGATCCGCTGCAACGCGGTCTCTCCGGGCGGTGTCGCCACGAACGTCGACGCGACGCCGCACACGGTGTACGGCATGGAGCGGCTTGGGCCGTTCTTCGCGCCCGGCATCCTGCCGCGGACCGCGCAACCCGAGGAGCTGGCCGCCGCCATCGTGTGGCTGCTGAGCGACGACGCCTCGAACGTGTCCGGAGCGATTCTTCCCGTGGACGGCGGGTGGGCGGCGGTGTGA
- a CDS encoding pyridoxamine 5'-phosphate oxidase family protein, protein MHELPAHSIEPLREDECWRLLGERPVGRLAVIGADGGPDIFPVNTLVHDGRIYFRSGGGAKMKEVAADDRVAFEMDGADPPWRWSVVIRGTARRLDSDDEIEASGVLDLVTLAPSPKNDFCVVTPLRISGRRFRTDFPEPAERSEVYGRSSDL, encoded by the coding sequence ATGCATGAACTCCCTGCGCACAGCATCGAGCCGTTGCGCGAGGACGAATGCTGGCGGCTGCTGGGGGAGCGCCCGGTCGGACGGCTGGCGGTGATCGGTGCGGACGGCGGCCCGGACATCTTCCCGGTCAACACGCTCGTCCATGACGGGAGGATCTACTTCCGGTCGGGCGGCGGCGCCAAGATGAAGGAGGTCGCCGCCGACGATCGCGTCGCGTTCGAGATGGACGGTGCGGACCCTCCCTGGCGCTGGAGCGTCGTCATCCGCGGCACCGCGCGCCGACTCGACAGTGACGACGAGATCGAGGCATCCGGGGTCCTCGATCTCGTCACCCTGGCACCGTCGCCCAAGAACGACTTCTGCGTCGTGACGCCGCTGCGGATTTCAGGGCGCCGGTTCCGCACGGACTTCCCCGAGCCGGCTGAACGGTCGGAGGTCTACGGGCGCAGCAGCGACCTGTAG
- a CDS encoding tyrosine-type recombinase/integrase → MGSVHTYSTAEGKRYLVRYRKPDNSQAAKRGFRTKREAEEYLASISVSITSGAYVDPTDARITVSQLGQDWLLEQKAVLKPSSMHPLESAWRVRVQPKWGDWPVGEIRHSDVRRWIVDLSSDLGPTSVIRAHGILAGILDVALRDRRLSDNPARGIRLPKKRPKNRVYLSHTEVRELADRSIYPELIYVLAYTGLRWGEATALRVRDVQPDRRRLTVYENAVIVNGTIHVGSPKTHRSRSVPYPEFLDGMFRSLASGKSIDELLFGNGTEHMKLPNSKAGWFAGAVRRTRADFPEFPHVTPHDLRHTAASLAISAGANVKAVQRMLGHASAVMTLDTYADLFDDDLNAVSTAMHKARIKSLKKQRDRD, encoded by the coding sequence ATGGGTAGCGTCCACACCTACTCCACAGCCGAAGGGAAGCGCTACCTCGTCCGATATCGCAAGCCCGACAACAGCCAAGCAGCGAAGCGCGGCTTCCGGACGAAGCGCGAAGCGGAGGAGTATCTCGCCTCCATCAGCGTGTCCATCACGTCGGGCGCCTATGTCGACCCAACGGATGCCAGGATCACAGTCTCTCAGCTTGGGCAGGATTGGCTCCTCGAACAGAAGGCAGTGCTCAAGCCGTCGTCAATGCACCCACTCGAATCCGCTTGGCGCGTGCGAGTCCAGCCGAAATGGGGCGACTGGCCGGTTGGCGAGATCCGCCACAGCGATGTGAGGCGATGGATCGTCGATCTCTCATCGGACCTCGGCCCAACCTCTGTGATTCGCGCACACGGCATCCTGGCAGGCATCCTCGATGTCGCACTCCGCGACCGGCGACTGTCGGACAACCCTGCTCGAGGAATCCGCCTGCCCAAGAAGCGGCCGAAGAACCGCGTCTACCTGAGTCATACGGAAGTCCGCGAACTCGCCGACAGATCGATATACCCGGAGCTGATCTACGTCCTCGCCTACACCGGCCTCCGGTGGGGAGAGGCAACCGCGCTCCGCGTCCGCGACGTCCAGCCGGATCGCCGGCGACTCACGGTCTACGAGAACGCCGTGATTGTGAACGGCACAATTCATGTCGGCTCACCGAAGACGCACCGAAGTCGATCAGTGCCATACCCGGAGTTCCTCGACGGGATGTTCCGCAGCCTTGCCAGCGGCAAGTCCATCGATGAGCTGCTCTTCGGCAACGGCACCGAACACATGAAGCTCCCCAACTCGAAGGCGGGCTGGTTCGCGGGCGCGGTTCGCCGCACCCGCGCGGACTTCCCGGAGTTCCCTCACGTCACGCCGCACGACCTTCGCCACACGGCGGCCAGCCTCGCCATCAGCGCCGGCGCCAACGTCAAGGCCGTGCAGCGGATGCTCGGCCACGCCTCGGCCGTGATGACGCTTGACACCTACGCTGACCTGTTCGACGACGACCTGAACGCGGTGTCGACGGCGATGCACAAGGCGCGCATCAAGTCCTTGAAGAAGCAGCGCGACCGCGACTGA
- a CDS encoding helix-turn-helix domain-containing protein: protein MMGELTKPAVLTADDEHELDEHVDPNELLRPAQVAKDLGVTPNTLAIWRYYDRGPNFLKIGRQVRYRRQSIEDFKKACEHQCNPTIAGLGSERR, encoded by the coding sequence ATGATGGGCGAACTGACGAAACCGGCCGTGTTGACTGCCGACGACGAGCACGAGCTCGACGAGCACGTCGATCCGAACGAGCTGCTGAGGCCCGCGCAGGTCGCGAAAGACCTCGGCGTCACGCCGAACACGCTCGCGATCTGGCGCTACTACGACCGTGGCCCGAACTTCCTCAAGATCGGTCGGCAGGTTCGCTACCGGCGCCAGTCCATCGAGGACTTCAAGAAGGCGTGCGAACACCAGTGCAATCCGACCATCGCCGGGCTGGGGAGTGAACGGCGATGA
- a CDS encoding glutaredoxin family protein yields MTSVTVYSTGPTCQRCRLTCRSLAAAGIRFSVVDVTEARASAVRDYLTEELGYTEAPVVVVDDEPQHHWAGFRPDLVARLASRLEAAS; encoded by the coding sequence ATGACCTCCGTCACCGTGTACTCCACGGGGCCGACCTGTCAGCGCTGCCGGCTCACGTGCCGGAGCCTCGCGGCTGCCGGCATCCGCTTCTCGGTCGTCGACGTCACGGAAGCGCGCGCATCGGCGGTGCGCGACTACCTCACCGAAGAGCTCGGGTACACCGAAGCCCCCGTCGTGGTCGTCGACGACGAGCCCCAGCACCACTGGGCCGGATTCCGTCCCGATCTCGTAGCGAGGCTGGCCTCCCGGCTCGAGGCGGCATCATGA
- a CDS encoding recombinase family protein: protein MSDIVGYSRLSSAPARDEIEAQLHAAGAAQVLWEQPAPSATVLESVIASASRGDTIVVVASDHLSPSVDHFVRTIGVLDESGIRLRSLAEPALSTDSAPAPPGEVLRALEGLRRRLIAAQTATLTKAASAPRRPGRPSVMTDEKLAMALELRRQNRSIAQIARVVGVSASAVRRAIGPPRS from the coding sequence GTGAGCGACATCGTCGGCTACTCCCGCCTGAGCTCTGCCCCCGCGCGCGACGAGATCGAGGCACAACTCCACGCCGCCGGGGCGGCTCAGGTGCTCTGGGAGCAGCCCGCCCCGTCCGCAACGGTTCTCGAGTCCGTGATCGCATCAGCTTCGCGAGGGGACACGATCGTCGTCGTCGCGAGCGATCACCTGTCGCCGAGCGTGGACCACTTCGTCCGGACGATCGGGGTGCTGGACGAGAGCGGCATCCGCTTACGTTCTCTCGCTGAGCCGGCTCTCAGCACGGACAGCGCGCCTGCACCTCCTGGTGAGGTCCTGCGCGCGCTCGAGGGCCTCCGTCGTCGCCTGATCGCAGCTCAGACGGCGACGCTCACGAAGGCGGCATCCGCTCCGCGACGACCGGGGCGGCCCTCGGTGATGACCGATGAGAAGCTCGCGATGGCGCTCGAGCTGCGACGTCAGAATCGGTCGATCGCACAGATCGCCCGCGTCGTCGGTGTCAGCGCGAGTGCTGTGCGTCGCGCCATCGGGCCCCCGCGGTCTTGA
- a CDS encoding zeta toxin family protein, whose protein sequence is MSSSTAIDLTFDQRVAPIVFASSTASEEAPAITVVAGQPGAGKSAAVPALVREAADPPAVVSAEGLAAFHPDYLEQRRWRPLEAQSAMAPLVAEWLSQSLDFAREHRRSLVLEGSFSNPAGVFGTVDAFAAEGFSTRVVVVSARRSESLLTSASRYFEARRRGAPALFTDRDSHERGWVGAQDLVREAEATTPVDQLTILGRGGQVLFDAIRSEGFAGAAAAIAASESAPVTTLQAAEWFGELRRVTEYARDARELTPPVANVLVDLHELALNEVLPHMQVRRQSSFYIEQEARLSRELVSLRRDAAVAVAPSMQPAPVFVPPAPSPRGPSL, encoded by the coding sequence GTGAGCTCCTCAACGGCGATCGACCTGACATTCGATCAGCGTGTCGCCCCGATCGTCTTCGCGTCGTCGACAGCCAGCGAGGAGGCACCTGCGATCACGGTTGTGGCCGGCCAGCCCGGAGCAGGCAAGTCAGCTGCCGTCCCCGCCCTCGTGCGCGAAGCCGCAGATCCGCCGGCGGTCGTCAGCGCCGAGGGTCTGGCGGCGTTTCACCCGGACTACCTCGAGCAGCGACGATGGCGGCCACTCGAAGCGCAGAGCGCGATGGCCCCACTCGTCGCCGAGTGGCTCTCGCAGTCCTTGGACTTCGCTCGTGAGCATCGCCGCTCGCTCGTCCTCGAGGGCTCGTTCAGCAACCCGGCGGGGGTGTTCGGCACGGTCGATGCCTTCGCTGCCGAAGGCTTCTCGACCCGCGTCGTCGTGGTCTCCGCCCGTCGTTCCGAGAGCCTTCTGACCTCGGCATCCCGCTATTTTGAAGCGCGTCGGCGCGGTGCGCCAGCGTTGTTCACCGATCGCGACTCTCACGAGCGCGGCTGGGTGGGCGCGCAGGATCTCGTCCGGGAGGCGGAAGCGACCACACCGGTCGACCAGCTGACGATTCTCGGACGCGGAGGTCAGGTGCTGTTCGACGCGATCCGCAGCGAGGGCTTCGCCGGCGCGGCCGCGGCCATCGCCGCGTCGGAGAGCGCACCGGTGACGACGTTGCAGGCGGCGGAGTGGTTCGGTGAGCTGCGACGCGTCACCGAGTACGCGCGCGACGCACGCGAGCTCACCCCACCCGTTGCGAACGTGCTCGTGGACTTACACGAACTCGCACTGAATGAAGTGCTGCCCCACATGCAGGTGCGGCGACAGTCGTCGTTCTACATCGAGCAGGAGGCTCGCCTGAGCCGCGAGCTGGTGAGTCTGCGCCGCGACGCGGCTGTCGCCGTCGCACCGTCGATGCAGCCGGCGCCGGTCTTCGTGCCGCCCGCCCCGTCGCCGCGCGGTCCATCGCTGTGA
- a CDS encoding DNA methyltransferase, which translates to MLDRLQTALRAGEVSLTREGYELKFLGKSYAKYLTSTKTETVVVPDLKHNTEPANASSENLYIVGDNLDALKHLIGSYGGQVKCIYIDPPYNTGSDGFVYVDDFGFTAKQLVEKIGLGEDEAKRIIDLQGKSSHSAWLTFMYPRLELAKLLLADDGVIFISIDDNEQPNLKALCDEVFGEQNVIANLIWKSKSGGANDSGQVAVDHEYVLAYARNAEAAALGMDPLASATTSYNRSDENGRYSLERLDKQNLTYSESMDYVLVGPDGAEYYLEHKDPESPNAIWRWSKDTVAERMSELVFENGHAYTKNYEKDAGKPRSLLVDERFGRSRTGSTDMASLFDGKTFFKNPKPVKLISHLVRVSTRPDSLVLDFFSGSATTAEAVMAVNAEDGGSRRMILVQLHEPVDPSSNRYSKAAYAAGYKHIDEIGRARAAKAAARIEKTTSADIDYGFRLFRLEEPSEKTLDELQSFDPSANDALFAGDFVSKFDLNGTPGDEVALSTWLLQDGFGLTPDVRAVQLNTYELRVCGDSGYVIQPGLTSDDLLALVTKLEKDELDLGRLVVFGYSVTFSVMHELKQNLKSLKSGRNLTVIERF; encoded by the coding sequence ATGCTCGATCGCCTTCAGACTGCGCTCCGCGCTGGCGAGGTGAGCCTGACGCGCGAGGGATACGAGCTCAAGTTCCTCGGGAAGTCGTACGCCAAGTACCTGACCTCGACGAAGACCGAGACAGTCGTGGTGCCTGACCTCAAGCACAACACTGAACCTGCGAACGCCTCGTCCGAGAACCTCTACATCGTCGGCGACAACCTCGACGCGTTGAAGCACTTGATCGGGTCATACGGCGGGCAGGTGAAGTGCATCTACATCGACCCGCCCTACAACACCGGGTCGGATGGCTTCGTCTACGTCGACGACTTCGGGTTCACCGCCAAGCAGCTCGTCGAGAAGATCGGCCTCGGTGAGGACGAAGCGAAGAGGATCATCGACTTGCAGGGCAAGTCGTCGCACTCCGCATGGCTGACATTCATGTACCCGCGCCTCGAACTCGCGAAGCTGCTGCTCGCGGACGACGGAGTGATCTTCATCAGCATCGATGACAACGAGCAGCCGAACCTGAAGGCGCTCTGCGATGAAGTCTTCGGCGAGCAGAACGTGATCGCGAACCTGATCTGGAAGAGCAAGTCGGGCGGGGCCAATGACTCGGGTCAGGTGGCGGTTGATCACGAGTACGTGCTCGCGTATGCGCGGAATGCCGAAGCTGCGGCTCTTGGTATGGACCCGCTCGCATCGGCCACCACTTCCTACAACCGCTCCGACGAGAATGGCCGCTACTCGCTCGAGCGGCTTGACAAGCAGAATCTCACCTATTCGGAGTCGATGGATTACGTGCTCGTCGGCCCTGACGGCGCGGAGTACTACCTCGAACACAAGGACCCGGAGAGCCCTAACGCCATCTGGCGGTGGTCGAAGGACACCGTGGCGGAGCGCATGTCTGAGCTCGTCTTCGAGAATGGCCACGCCTACACGAAGAACTACGAAAAGGACGCCGGCAAGCCTCGGTCCCTGCTTGTAGATGAGCGGTTCGGCCGCTCGCGTACCGGCAGCACGGACATGGCCAGCCTGTTCGACGGCAAGACCTTCTTCAAGAACCCCAAGCCGGTAAAGCTCATCTCGCATCTGGTCCGAGTCTCGACCCGCCCGGATTCCCTGGTGCTGGACTTCTTTTCCGGCTCCGCGACCACTGCCGAAGCCGTGATGGCAGTCAATGCCGAGGACGGTGGCTCGCGCCGCATGATCCTCGTCCAGCTCCACGAGCCGGTCGATCCGTCATCGAACCGGTACTCGAAGGCTGCGTACGCCGCAGGCTACAAGCACATCGACGAGATCGGCCGCGCCCGAGCCGCCAAGGCGGCCGCGCGCATCGAGAAGACGACGAGCGCCGACATCGACTACGGGTTCCGTCTCTTCCGCCTCGAAGAGCCGAGCGAGAAGACACTTGACGAGCTGCAGTCCTTCGACCCGAGTGCGAACGATGCGCTGTTCGCCGGTGACTTCGTGTCGAAGTTCGACCTCAACGGGACGCCCGGCGACGAGGTCGCCCTCTCGACCTGGCTCCTCCAGGACGGCTTCGGTCTGACGCCCGACGTCCGGGCCGTCCAGCTCAACACATACGAGCTCCGCGTCTGCGGCGACTCCGGCTACGTCATTCAGCCCGGACTGACGAGCGATGATCTCCTCGCTCTCGTGACCAAGCTCGAGAAGGACGAGCTCGACCTGGGCCGCCTGGTGGTCTTCGGCTACTCGGTGACGTTCTCTGTGATGCACGAACTGAAGCAGAACCTGAAGTCGCTCAAGTCGGGACGCAACCTCACCGTGATCGAGCGGTTCTGA